In the Alphaproteobacteria bacterium genome, TCGATCAGCAGCCGCCCGCCCGAAGGCAGGCGGACCAACGGCGACAGCGCCTCATCCAGGGCCTCGGCGGCCCCGCTGGTCTCGAACGGATCCTGGGCGGAACCGGGCTTGTTTTCCAGTATCTCGTCCGCCTTCCCCCTCGCCTGAAGTTCGGACAGGGGGTCGGCAGGCGCTTGCAAACGCAAGGGCGGCTTGGCGCCTTCGGGAATTTCCAAACCTTGCGGGACGTCCAGGGACAGACGCGCCCCCTTTTCGCCGTAGGGATCGGCCTTGACGCAAACCGCCACCGCATCGCCCTCGCCCAAGCGGCGCTTGCCCAAATTCAGAAATCCCGGCCTGGACAAACCAATCTCGACGAAGGCCCCGCCAATGCCCGGCTCCAATCGAACCACCCGGCCCAGATAGATGGCGCCCAGATAGGGCGCTCCTTGGTCGCGCGCAGCCCTGATCGCCACCACCCGCCCATCCTCGATGCGGGCGTAGCGCCGCTCGCCGGGAGAGACCGAGACGACCAACTGCGTGGTCATATATTTTTCTCCCTCAAGCGCCGGGCGAACGCTATCTGCGCCCTTGCCGCCTTCATATCGCCCCGGCCCCCTTGAGCAAGGCATAGGTTTCGTGCAGGGCTAGACCCACCACGTTCGAATAGGAACCGGACAGAAAGGGCACGAAGGCCGCGGCGGTGCCCTGGATGGCATAGCCGCCCGCCTTGCCCTCGCCCTCGCCTTCGGCGGCGTAGGCGGCGATTTCCCGGCTCTCCAGATGTTTGAAGGCGACCGTGGTGCTGACCAGCCGGTCCCAGTGCCGCCCGTCTGGCCCCAGAAGGCAGATGCCGCCCAGAACCTTATGGCGGCGGCCCGACAGGCGCTTTAGGCAATCGGCCACCATCTCGGGGCTTTCCGCCTTGGGCAGAATGCGCCGTCCCAGCGCCACCACCGTATCGGCCCCCAGCACGAAAGCGCCCGGATGGCGCCCCGCCACCAGACGGGCCTTTTCATAGGCCAGCCTGCGCGCATGGCCTTCGGGCAATTCGTTGGGCAGCGGGGTCTCGTCGCAGTCGGCGGGGTCAAACGCTTTGGGCTGGACGCCGATTTGCGCCAAAAGCTCACGCCGTCGCGGCGAGGCCGAGGCCAGGATCAAAGTTGGCCTAGGGTCAAAACTCATGAACGCCACGAACGCGACGCTGGAGATTTTGTCGTCCGAACAGGCGCTTGACCTGCCGTGGACTGGCTGTCCACAAGGGGCAAGCAACGTATTCGGGCGGCAAAATCACCGCGTCCCTCCGGGCTTCGAAGGAAATGGCCGACTGATGCGTCAAAACGCTCGACCGTATTCCCGATACGCTCATCGCGTTCTTCCTTTCATTCGGCCATTTTCTTCAGAAGCGCGTCTCGCGGGGTTCATGAGTTTTGACCCTGGAATCCATTCTATTTGAATCGGAAGGTGATACGCCCCTTGGTGAGGTCGTAAGGTGTCATTTCCACGTTCACGCGGTCTCCTGCCAGCACCCGGATGCGGTTCTTGCGCATCTTGCCCGATGTATGGGCCAAAATCTCATGGTCGTTGTCGAGTTTCACGCGGAACATGGCATTGGGTAGAATTTCCGCGATGATTCCTGAAAACTCGATCACATCTTCCTTCGGCATCCGCTCTCCTGCGTTGGGTTGAAAACCGCCCTTTGATGCGTCCAAGCGGCCATCAGGTCAAGAGGAATCCTTGTTTTCCCCCCTCTCCTGGTCCAGGATGGCACGGGGTACCAGGAATTCATGGGGGATCAAGATGTTCCAGACCGCCGAACTTGGCCAAAAAGTTTCCAGGGAAGATTTCGACCGCATTTCCCAGGATTTGCGATACGAGCTGCTGACGCTGCAAAACGAGCTTCGCGGCTGCGACTTTCCAGTCATCCTGGTCTTTGCCGGGGTGGATGGCGGCGGCAAGGGCGAAACGGTCAACCTTCTGAACGAATGGATGGACCCGCGCTGGATCGCGACCCGCGCCTACAGCATGCCCTCGGACGAAGAGCGCGAGCGCCCCTTCTATTGGCGCTTCTGGCGCGATCTGCCGCCCAAGGGCCAAGTAGGCCTGTTCCTTAGCAGTTGGTATTCGCACCCCATCAACAGCCATGTGCGCAAGGAAGCCAGCACCGCCGAATTCGAAAGCCTGCTTGACCGAGTCAACTCCTTCGAAAAGACCCTGGCCGACGACGGCGCCTTGATCGTCAAATTCTGGCTGCACCTAAGCAAGTCGGCCCAGAAGCGCCGCTTGAAGTCGCTGGAAAAGGACGAGTTGCAAAGCTGGCGCGTGACCAAGCAGGACTGGAAGAACTGGAAGAATTACGACCAGTTCATCAATACGGCAGAACATATGATCAGCAAGACCAGCACCGGCTATGCGCCCTGGGAAATCGTCGAAGGCGAGGACAGTCGTTTTCGCAGCCTGACCGTGCTGACTTTGGTGCGCGACGCCATCCGAAAGCACATGACCGAGCGGGCGGCCAAGCGCAAGCTGATCGCCGAACTGGCCGCCGCGGCCAACGCCAAGCGCACAGCCGAACTGGCCAATGTTCACAGCCAAATCAAAACGCTCGAGAAGAAGGCCGAGGCTTCCACCGCTAAAAAACCGGGCAAGGGCAAGGACAAGGCGAAGGCCGGTTTGGAGGTTCCGACCGTTTCTCTGACGCCACAGGGCCAGCTTCAGCCGCGCACCGTGCTGTCGGCGCTGGACATGACGTTGAAGTATGAAAAAAAGGAATACGGCTTGGCGCTGAAGAAGGCGCGCGCCGAACTGGCCCTTCTCTACCGCCAGGCCAAGGCCAGGGGCATATCCACCTTGCTGGTGTTCGAAGGCTGGGACGCTGCGGGCAAGGGAGGCGCCATTCGCCGCCTGACCGCCAGCCTGGACGCCCGCGATTACCGCGTGACCCCGGTCGCCGCCCCCACCGACGAGGAGCGCGCCCAACATTATCTGTGGCGCTTCTGGCGCCATATGCCGAGAGCCGGTCGTCTGACCCTTTTTGACCGCAGTTGGTACGGCCGCGTTCTGGTCGAGCGCGTCGAAGGCTTCGCCAGGGACGAGGAATGGCACCGCGCCTTTTCGGAAATCAACGACTTCGAAGAGCAGATCGCCTTCCACGGCACGGTGCTGGCCAAATTCTGGGTCCACATCACCAAGGAAGAGCAATATCGCCGCTTCAAGGAGCGCGAGACCATCGCCTACAAGAAGTGGAAGCTGACCGACGAGGACTGGCGCAACCGGGCCAAGTGGGACGATTACGAGACGGCGGTCAACGAAATGGTCGAGCGCACCAGCACGCGCCAAGCGCCCTGGATTTTGGTCGAGGGCAATGACAAGAACTACGCCCGCGTCAAGATCATCCAGTCGGTCGCCGATCTCTTGAAGAAGCGCCTCGCCAAGTAAGCTCGGTCAAAAAAACGCCGACAACGCTTGAAGGCGTTGTCGGCGATATTCACTTCCGCATGGAAATAATATTCAGTCTTCCCTGGGCGGCAGCTTGTGGGCCACGCCCTTGTGGCACTGAACGCAGGTCTTGCCTTCCAGCGCCGCCTGCGGATGCCTGAGCTTGGCGGCATTGCTCTGCTTCATGACATCCATCGAATCGTAGGTATGGCAGTTGCGGCATTCCCTTGAATCGCTTTTGATCATATAGACCCAAACGCGATCAGCCAGTTCCGCTCGCTTGGCGTAGAACTTCTCGGGCGTGTCAATGGTGCCCTTGATTTCGGCGATGATGTCATTGACCGCGAAGAACTTGCGCACCAGCTTGGGACCCAATTCTTTCGGAACATGGCAATCATGGCACTGGGCATGGGCGCCCGAGCGGTTCTTGTAGTGGATCGATTCCTTGTACTCGTCATAGTTCAACTGCATCGAATGGCACGAGGTGCAAAATTCGGTGCGGTTGGTCCATTCGATGGCGGTCACGAAACCTGCCATGCCGAAAACACCCGCCATGAAAATAATGGCGAAGAAGCCCAGGCTTTTGCACCAGGACCTCTTTTTCGAAGGCTGCCGCTTCGAGTGCCGCTCGTGATGAGCGGCACCCGTTGCGTCGGCGGCAGTCTCGCTATGGTTCTTGGACGAAGGCATTATTCAGGCAGCGACTGAGCATGAGCCAGAATGTCGGCCGAGACCGCAGGGTCGAGCGAGCGGAGAGCCGGCATCGCCTCGGCAGGCTGCCCGTTCAGCGACTTGTGCAGAAGCTGCCAGGGGTCGGTCTTCAAAGCGCCAACGGCGGCGCCGGTGCTGACCTTCTTGCCGTCAACGCCATGACAACCGGCGCACAGGGTGTTGAAATAAACCTCGCCCTTGGCGGCGTTGCCCTTCGGCTTGCCGGCGGCATCGACATACTTGTTCAGATCGGGCAGGCCCTTCGAGATGAAAAGACCCAGATCGGCGGCGTCCTGCGCGCCCAGCTTGCCCGCATAGGCGTGCTTGGCGTCCATGACGGCGGCGGCGATGGCCTTGGGATCCTTGCCCGCCATGCCCGCAACGCCCTTGATGCCGGTGGCGTGGTCGTTCTTGCCGTAAACGCCGTCCTTGCCCTTGAAGTCCCAGCCGTGGCATTCCTTGCAACGCCAGGACTGCTTCGGATATTTGCCCGAAGCCGGATAGGCGGGGTGAGTCTCTTCCGGACGGGACTGCTTCAATTCCTTGAACCAGTTGTCATAGAGCTTGCCGCCCCTGGCCATGGCGGATACGTCCTCGGCGGCAGCCGCCGGAAGGACCGAACCGGTCAACCCCACCATCAACGCCAAAGCGGCGATCATCGTCAGACCAAGAATCCTCATCGCAACATTCCTTTTCTCTTGAACTTTGTTACGGTCCGGTCGCCCGTCCCGCCATTCTCCCACCAACAGTGCTAGTCACATTCCGACTGCCAAGCAATACCCCCGCCGGGTAGCCAACGCCCGCCCCCTTGAGGGAGCGGGCGAGGCTTTAAGCGGGCAGGTTAAGCTGCGTGAATCAGCCCCAGCTGTCCTGGCTGATGCTCTGATACCAGCCGGTAGCGAAATCCGCTTCCTTCTTGCGGAATTGGGCATTCGCGCCCTTGGGGCTGACGCCGCCGGAACCCTTGACGCCGTCGATCTTGCCTTCGGTCACGGCATAGACCGCCGCAACCGAAATGCCGTAATCGGGGTTCAAGAGGCTGTAGCAGGTATTGATCGCCGAGAACGGCACCGGGGTGTTGCCCTTCAGCGTCGCCACGATGGCGGCAGCCGCCACCTTGGCCTGGCTGGAGGCCGAGTAACCCGACTTCGGCATGGCGCCGGCGATGCAAGCGTCGCCGATGACATACACGTCCTTGACCTGGGTCGATTCGAACGTGTTCGGATTGATCGGGCAGAAGCCGGTGGCGTTGGTCAAGCCCGACTTGATGGCCACCATGCCCGCCGACTGCGGCGGAATGATGTTGGCCACGGCGGGCTTGAACTTGTCGAAGTCGGTGGCGACGACGCCAGCCTTGGCGTCGACGCTCATGACCTTGCCGCCCTTGGCCGCCGGGACCCATTCGAGATGCTTCTCGTAGAGCTTCTCCCAACCTTCCTTGAACAGGCCCGACTTGGCGAAGTCGTCCTTCGAGTCGAGGATGATCACCTTCGACTTGGGCTTCTTGGCCTTCAGATAGTGGGCGATCAAGCTGGCGCGCTCGTACGGGCCGGGCGGGCAGCGGTAGGGGTTGGCGGGGGAAGAAATGATGACATGTCCGCCGTCCGGCATGGCTTCCAACTGCTTGTGCAACAGCGCGGTCTGCGGACCGGCCTTCCAAGCGTGCGGCATGATGTGCGAAGCGGCTTCGTCATAGCCGGGCAAAGCGCCCCACTTCATGTCGATGCCGGGCGACACGATGCACTTGTCGTAGCTGAACGACTGGCCGTCGGCAGTCACCACCTTCTTGGCGGCGCCGTCAATGGCGGTGACGGTGGCGTTGACCACCTTGACGCCATGCTTGGCCGAGAGCGCGTCGAACTTGCGTTCGATGAACGACATCGGGAACATGCCCGCCAGAACGGCGTTCGAGAACGGGCAGGTGAAGTGCGTCTTCTCGGCGTCGATCAGAGTGACGTCGAGAGCCGGATTGTAACGCTTCAGATATTTGGCCGCCGTGGCGCCGCCAAAACCGCCGCCGATAACCACGACGCGCTCGGAACCCGTCGTACAACCGGCGATGCCGAACGTCGAAACAGCGCCAGCGGCGCCGAGGAGACCGTTAAAAGTCCTGCGTGAAATCTTTGTCATAGCGCTGGTCCCCCTCACTTCTTGGCAGTGTAATAGTCGACCATGGCGTCAAGGTCCTTATCGGAATAACCCTTGACGATACGGTCCATGATGGTGGCTTCGCGCTTGCCGCTCTTGTACTCGCGCAGAATCTGCTTCAGCTCGGCAGGCTTCTTTTCGTGGAAAGCAGGCATCGAGCCAAGGCTGCGTCCATCGGTGCCGTGGCAACCGGCGCAAGCGTCGGCGGCAACTGAAATGGCATCCATGGCGCGGGCCGAAGGCGCTGCAAGCAGCGCCGCGGCCACGCAGAGTCCGGCTGTTAAGAGACGTTTGGTCATTGTGTCGATCCTCCCCGGGAGTCTGTGACGTTAAGTGGTTCGCGCTTTTTACGTCTTTATTAGGCAAAAAGTATCAAGTCGCGAAGCCGCTGACAATGCCCGATTTTGATACGGATCAATCCTGATGAAATGAAGGCAATATTAAATTTATCTAATTTAGCGTCAGCAAATCTTATCATTGACAAAGACTTACGCAGGCGGCTTGCCGGGCCGCTATTTCTTCATGTAGTTATATAAGCAAAATGAGAGGCAAGCCCCAATGGGCCTGCGGCTTGAAACCGGCTTGGGAGGATGAACGTGTTCGAGATGGATGTCTTAACGAAGGTCACGCTAGGCGCCTTTCTGCTGGGCGGGGTGCTGGGTGCCCTGGCCCTGAAAAGCAATTTCTGCACCATGGGCGCCTTGTCCGACATCGTCTTCATGGAAGACTGGCGGCGCTTCCGTTCGTGGATGCTGGCCGTCGCCGTTGCCATCCTGGGCACGCAGGGCATGCACATGGCGGGCATGCTGGATATCGGCAAGGCCAATTTCCTGACTCCCAGCCTGGGCTGGGCGGGCGCCATTATCGGCGGACTATTGTTCGGCTATGGCATGACCATGGCGGGCGGTTGCGGCAACAAAACCCTGGTGCGTCTGGGGGCAGGCAACCTGAAATCGCTGGTCGTCGTTCTGGTCCTGGGCTTTACCGGCTATATGACCATGCGCGGCTTGATCGCGGTGCCCCGCATCGAGCTGGAAAGAACCAATCTGGATTTCAAGGCTCTGGGCATTGCCAGCCAGGGCATTCCCGCCATTCTGGGCAGCCTGGGATTGGAAGCGGCGACGGCGCGCATCGCGGCCATCGCCATCGTGGCGGGCGGCCTGCTGATCTTCTGCTTGAAAAGCAAAGAGTTCCTGACCTCGCCGGTGCATCTGTTCAGCGGCGTCGCCATCGGCTTGATCATCGCCGGCGGCTGGGCGGTTTCCGGCATCCTGGGGGCTGACGAATTCGACCCCCTGCCCCTGACCTCCTACACCTTCGTCGGCCCCACCAGCGACACGATGCAATATCTGATGACCTTTACGGGGTCCAAGATGAATTTCGGCGTCGCCGCCGTGATCGGCGTGGTGACGGGATCGTTCCTGGCCGCCATCCTGACCGGCGAATTCCATATCGAGGCTTTCAGCGACGCTTCCGACATGAAGCGCCACCTTCTGGGAGCGGCCATGATGGGCGTGGGCGGCGTGCTGGCCATGGGCTGCACCTTCGGCCAGGGCCTGACCGGCATGTCGACGCTGGCCCTAAGCTCGGTGATCGCCCTGGTTTCGATCTGCATCGGCGGCGTCTGGGGCCTGCGCTCGATGGAGGAAGGCAGCGTGATGGGCGGTCTTCGCGCCGTCTTCGTGCGCAGCTGATTTTCATATTCGGTTTATGAAAGAGGAGTCGTGAATGTCTAGTGAACTGAAACCGTCCGCCCTGACCCGGCGCGAGATGCTTCTGGCCAGCGCCGCCTTGCTGGCCTTCGCGGCCACCGGCACGATGCCGGGCACGGCCCAGGCCACCCCGGCCGAGGTCGATGCCGCCGTCAAGAAGCTGACCAACAACGCCGCCGTCAAGCCGGGCAAGGTGACGTTGGAACTGCCCGAGATCGCCGAGAACGGCGCCAGCGTTCCGATGACGGTCAAGGTCGAAAGCCCGATGACCGACAAGGATCACGTGACGGCCATTCACATTTTCGCTGAAGGCAATCCCCGCCCCGTCGTGCTGTCGGTCAAGATCGGGCCGCGCGCGGGCAAGGCGGAATTCGCCATCCGCATTCGCATGGCGCAGACGCAGAACGTGCTTGCAGTCGCCGTCATGAGCGATGGCCAAGCCTTCAGCGCCAAGAAAGAAGTCAAAGTCACCGCCGGCGGCTGCTGAGCGGACATCGTTAGGAGATACGAACATGGCAGCAGCTCAAGTGCGCGTTCCCTCGTCCGCCAAGAAGGGCGAGGTGATCGAAATCAAGACCCGCATCCAGCACGATATGGAAACCGGCATGCGCAAGGATTCCTCGGGCAAGACGGTTCCCCGTCTGATGCTGAAGTCCTTCGTCTGCAAGTACAACGGCGCCACGGTGTTCGAAGCCGATTTCGACACCTCGGTTTCGGCCAACCCGATTTTGTCCTTCTTTACGGTGGCCACCGAAAGCGGCAAGCTGGAATTCATCTGGACCGACGACAACAACGTCGCCGTCAAGGAAGAAGCCAGCATCACGGTTGCGTAATACCGTTTTGCATTAATCGTGTCCGATTAATGCAAGCCTCAGGCGCCGGGCGGGATGCTCCGCATCCCTTGGCTCCCGCGCCTTTGGGCGCGCGCGGGCCTTGCCCGCGTCCAAGCGGCAATGAGTCATACTTTCTGCCGCTTGGTATAAATTAGCGCTGTCTTGCAAAAACCCCGCGATGCCTGTTAGCTGGCGTCGCGGGGTTTTTCATGACTGCGATGCGCCGTCCATGACCATGGCGAACCATGAGTGGCTGTGTTAGAAAATTCCCCATGACCAAGCCAATCAAACGCGTCCTTCTTTTAGCAATGGCCCTTGCGCTGGTCGGCGCCGCCATCGCTTTCTGGATCGGCCAGGATCGGGGAAGCGTTGCAAGCCCATCGGCGCCCGGCCTGTCCACAGCCGCCTTGGAAGGCAAGTCGGTCTTCGAAAAGAATTGCGGCGAATGTCACGGCCTCGACGCCATGGGCACCGACAAAGGGCCGCCCCTGATCCATCGCATCTACAAACCCGGCCACCATTCCGACATATCTTTTTACATGGCCGTGCAAAATGGCGTGAAGGCGCATCACTGGCCTTTCGGCGACATGCCGGCACAGCCCGAGGTGACGCAAGATCAGGTCGCCATGATTTTGCGCTATATCCGTGAATCGCAACTGGCGGCGGGTATCGGCTCATGACAAGCCCCTGTCTTGCAATAGGAGCAAGGCGCGCCTAGGTTAAGGCTGGTTTCTGATCACCGGATAGATATTGCCATGTCCGCCGCCTCCGCTAGCACCTCTTTGGCCTATTCCTGCGCCGGACATGTCTATGCGCACATATTCGACCCCATCTTCTTCGTGGTCGCTCTGGCCCTGCCCAAGGCCATGGGCCTGGCCTATGAGGACGCGCTGCTGCTGATCATCGGCGGCAAGGTGCTTTATGGCGTTCTGGCGCCGGGGGCGGGCTGGCTGGGCGACCGCTGGAGCGCGGTGGGCATGATGCTGATCTTTTTTATCGGCCTGGGACTGGCGGGCATCGCCACCGGACTGGCCGACAATCCTTTCCAACTGTCGCTGGGCCTGGCCGGGCTGGGCTTCTTCGGCTCGATCTATCATCCGGTCGGCACCGCCTGGCTGGTGCGCAACGCCACCAACCGCGGCAAGGCCCTGGGATTGAACGGGATCTTCGGTGGCCTGGGAGCGGCCCTGGGCGGCATCGTGGCCGGAGCGCTAACCGACGCCATTTCCTGGCGCGCCGCCTTCATCATTCCCGGCGTCGTCGTCTTGGCCTCGGGCCTGCTGTTCGCCTACAGCTTGAAGAAGGGCCAAGTCGTCGAAATCAAGGAAGACCTGAAGCCGCACGCCGCCCCCAGCAAGGGCGAGACCATTCATGCCGGGTTGATCCTGACGCTGACCATGCTGTGCACAGGGCTGATCTATCAGGTGACGCAGCCAGCCCTGCCCAAATTGTTCGAAGCCCGCCTGGGCGACGTGCTGGGCGACGGCCTTTTGGGCGTCGGCGGACTGGTCACCCTGATCTACACCGTTGCCGGACTGTTTCAACTGGTGGCCGGTCACTGGGCCGACCGCTATCCGCTGCGCTATGTCTATGCCGGGGTCTATCTGGCTCAGGTGCCGATGCTGCTGGCCGCCGCCTGGGTGGGCGGACTGCCGCTGGCCCTGGTGGCCATGGTCATGGTCAGCATGAATCTGGCTGGCATTCCGGCGGAAAACAGCCTGTTGGCCCGCTATACGCCCGCCAAATGGCGCGGCACCGCCTTTGGCATGAAATTCGTGCTCAGTTTCGGCATCAGCGGCATGGGCGTGCCCCTGATGGCCGTCATCTTGAAGAACACCGGCGATTTCATCTGGGTGTTCCTGCTGTTGTCGCTGATGGCGGTCATTGTCGTTGCGGCCAGCCTGATGCTGCCCAGGGACGCGCCTAAGCCGACGGCCTTGGAAGAAGCGGAAGCTCAGGCCCAAGCCACAACCTAACCCGTTCAGGTAGGCTTTCCCCTTGCTTTCGGGCAGGGAAATCCCTATGTTCCCGCCGTCCGTTGCCGCTTGATGGCTTTCGCTCCGGGGCGCACCCCGGCGGACGTTCCCCCCTTTAGATAGCCGAGGAATGTCATGGCCAAGATTCAGGTCAAAACCCCGCTGGTCGAGCTTGATGGCGACGAAATGACGCGCATCATCTGGCAGTTCATCAAGGACAAGCTGATCTTGCCCTATCTCGACGTCAAACTCGAATATTACGACTTGTCGATCGAGCATCGCGACGCCACGGACGACTTGGTGACGGTCGATTCCGCCAACGCCATCAAGAAGCATGGCGTGGGCGTGAAATGCGCCACCATCACGCCCGACGAAGCCAGGGTGAAGGAATTCGGGCTTAAGCAGATGTGGAAATCGCCCAACGGCACTATCCGCAACATTCTGGACGGCACGGTCTTTCGCGAACCCATCATCATGAAGAACGTGCCGCGTCTGGTTCCCGGTTGGACGCAGCCCATCGTGATCGGCCGCCACGCTTTCGGCGATCAGTACAAAGCCACCGATTTCCTGGTGCCGGGCAAGGGCAAACTGACCATGACCTTCACGCCCGACGATGGCGGGCAACCCATCACGCATGACGTATTCCAGTTTCCCGGCGCTGGCGTCGCCATGGGCATGTACAACCTGGACGAATCGATCCGGGGCTTTGCCAGGGCCTGCATGAATTACGCCCAGATGAAGGGCTGGCCGCTGTATCTGTCGACCAAGAACACGATCCTGAAAGCCTATGACGGGCGTTTCAAGGATTTGTTCCAGGAAGTTTACGACCGCGAATTTGCCGACAGTTTCAAATCCAAGAGCATCACCTACGAACACCGCCTCATCGACGACATGGTGGCCTGCGCAATGAAATGGTCGGGCGGCTTTGTCTGGGCCTGCAAGAATTACGACGGCGACGTGCAATCCGACACCGTGGCCCAGGGCTTCGGATCATTGGGTCTGATGGCCTCGGTCCTGATGAGTCCCGACGGCAAGACGGTGGAAGCGGAAGCGGCGCACGGCACGGTCACCCGCCATTATCGCGAACATCAGAAGGGCAAGGAAACCAGCACCAATCCCATCGCCAGCATCTTCGCCTGGACCAGAGGCCTTTACTAT is a window encoding:
- a CDS encoding NADP-dependent isocitrate dehydrogenase, producing the protein MAKIQVKTPLVELDGDEMTRIIWQFIKDKLILPYLDVKLEYYDLSIEHRDATDDLVTVDSANAIKKHGVGVKCATITPDEARVKEFGLKQMWKSPNGTIRNILDGTVFREPIIMKNVPRLVPGWTQPIVIGRHAFGDQYKATDFLVPGKGKLTMTFTPDDGGQPITHDVFQFPGAGVAMGMYNLDESIRGFARACMNYAQMKGWPLYLSTKNTILKAYDGRFKDLFQEVYDREFADSFKSKSITYEHRLIDDMVACAMKWSGGFVWACKNYDGDVQSDTVAQGFGSLGLMASVLMSPDGKTVEAEAAHGTVTRHYREHQKGKETSTNPIASIFAWTRGLYYRGQFDGQPEVQKFAETLERVCIETVEGGQMTKDLAILIGPSQPWLTTTLFLDAIDANLKKAMG